From a region of the Sesamum indicum cultivar Zhongzhi No. 13 linkage group LG3, S_indicum_v1.0, whole genome shotgun sequence genome:
- the LOC105157615 gene encoding heat shock 70 kDa protein 15-like: MSVVGFDVGNESCVVAVARQRGIDVVLNDESKRETPAIVCFGDKQRFLGTAGAATSMMNPKNTISQIKRLIGRQFSDPELQRDLKSLPFLVTEGPDGYPLIHARYLGETRTFTPTQILGMVLSNLKSIAEKNLNAAVVDCCIGIPVYFTDLQRRAVIDAATIAGLHPLRLIHETTATALAYGIYKTDLPENEAMNVAFVDVGHASMQVCIAAFKKGQLKILAHSFDRSLGGRDFDEVLFQHFAAKFKDEYKIDVYQNARACLRLRAACEKLKKVLSANPEAPLNIECLMDEKDVRGYIKRDDFEQISIPILERVKKPLEKALVEAGLTIESIHSVEVVGSGSRVPAIIKILTEFFGKEPRRTMNASECVAKGSALECAILSPTFKVREFQVNESFPFSIALSWKGSSPDVQNGASDNQQSTLVFPKGNPIPSVKALTFYRSGTFTVDVQYADVSELQGPAKISTYTIGPFQSTKGERAKLKVKVRLNLHGIVSIESATLLEEEEVDVPVVKDSQKNATKMETDEAPPSTAGTDENMQDAKNDGAGAENGVPESGDKTSEMDTDSKVEAPKKKVKKTNVPVSEVVYGGLGATDVQKAVEKEFEMALQDRVMEETKDKKNAVEAYVYDMRNKLHDKYHEFVTESDRDQLISKLQEVEDWLYEEGEDETKGVYIAKLDELKRQGDPIEQRYKEHTDRGSVIDQLIYCINSYREAAMSQDPKFDHIDMAEKQKVLNECVEAEAWLREKKQHQDTLPKYATPVLLSADVRKKAEALDRFCRPIMMKPKPAKPATPEAPSPASSQGESNSQGADNASAGQNANASDSGKEVPPAAAEPMDTDKSESGPTSG, from the exons ATGAGTGTGGTTGGTTTTGATGTTGGGAATGAGAGCTGCGTCGTTGCGGTTGCAAGACAAAGGGGAATCGATGTTGTACTTAATGATGAGTCGAAGCGTGAAACTCCAGCTATCGTATGCTTTGGCGACAAGCAGCGGTTCCTTGGAACAGCTGGAGCTGCAACTAGCATGATgaatccaaaaaatacaatatccCAAATAAAGCGGCTGATTGGACGCCAGTTTTCAGATCCTGAGCTGCAGCGGGATCTCAAATCATTGCCATTTTTGGTGACTGAAGGCCCTGATGGATACCCTTTGATCCATGCTCGTTATTTGGGAGAAACTAGGACATTTACACCTACTCAGATTTTGGGAATGGTACTTTCCAATTTGAAGAGCATTGctgaaaaaaatttgaatgctGCCGTGGTAGATTGCTGCATTGGAATTCCTGTTTATTTCACTGACCTGCAGAGAAGAGCTGTTATAGATGCGGCAACAATTGCTGGCCTGCACCCTCTTCGTCTCATTCACGAGACTACAGCTACTGCTTTGGCTTATGGTATTTATAAGACTGATTTACCTGAGAACGAAGCGATGAACGTTGCTTTTGTTGACGTTGGGCATGCAAGTATGCAAGTTTGTATTGCTGCCTTCAAGAAAGGCCAGCTGAAGATATTGGCACATTCTTTTGACCGGTCTTTAGGTGGGAGGGATTTTGACGAAGTGCTCTTCCAGCATTTTGCTGCAAAATTCAAGgatgaatataaaattgatgtatATCAGAATGCCAGGGCTTGCCTGAGATTGCGTGCTGCTTGTGAGAAGTTGAAGAAGGTTCTCAGTGCAAACCCTGAGGCACCTCTGAATATTGAATGCTTGATGGATGAGAAGGATGTCCGAGGTTATATTAAGAGAGATGATTTTGAGCAGATCAGCATTCCCATTTTGGAACGTGTCAAAAAGCCATTGGAGAAGGCTCTTGTTGAAGCTGGACTGACCATTGAGAGCATACACTCAGTTGAAGTTGTTGGTTCAGGCTCTCGAGTCCCTGCTATTATTAAGATTTTGACTGAGTTCTTTGGGAAGGAGCCTAGGCGAACGATGAATGCAAGTGAATGTGTTGCAAAAGGCAGCGCCCTAGAATGTGCTATTCTGAGTCCCACATTTAAAGTGCGGGAATTTCAG gtTAATGAGAGTTTTCCATTCTCCATTGCTTTGTCATGGAAAGGTTCTTCTCCCGATGTGCAAAATGGAGCATCGGATAATCAGCAGAGCACTTTAGTATTCCCCAAGGGGAATCCGATACCGAGTGTGAAGGCTTTGACTTTCTACAGATCGGGTACTTTTACTGTAGATGTACAATATGCGGATGTCAGCGAACTGCAGGGACCCGCAAAGATAAGCACTTATACG ATTGGACCTTTCCAGTCCACAAAAGGTGAAAGGGCAAAATTGAAGGTCAAAGTACGCCTGAATCTTCATGGTATTGTCTCAATTGAGTCAGCAACG CTcttggaagaggaagaggtgGATGTTCCAGTTGTGAAAGACTCCCAGAAAAATGCGACCAAGATGGAAACAGATGAGGCTCCCCCAAGTACTGCTGGAACTGATGAAAATATGCAAGATGCTAAAAATGATGGTGCTGGGGCTGAAAATGGTGTACCGGAGTCGGGAGATAAGACATCTGAGATGGATACAGATTCCAAG GTGGAGGCTCCAAAGAAAAAGGTTAAGAAGACCAATGTGCCTGTATCAGAAGTTGTTTATGGGGGATTGGGAGCTACAGATGTGCAGAAAGCTGTGGAGAAGGAGTTTGAGATGGCTTTGCAGGATCGTGTTatggaagaaacaaaagacaaaaagaatgCTGTTGAGGCTTATGTTTATGACATGCGGAATAAG CTTCATGACAAGTATCATGAGTTCGTGACAGAATCAGATAGAGATCAGTTAATTTCTAAACTCCAGGAGGTGGAAGATTGGTTATATGAGGAGGGCGAGGATGAAACTAAAGGGGTCTACATTGCTAAGCTGGATGAGCTCAAGAGA CAAGGCGACCCTATCGAGCAGCGGTACAAGGAGCACACAGATAGGGGTTCTGTGATTGATCAACTTATTTATTGCATCAACAGTTACCGAGAGGCAGCAATGTCGCAGGATCCCAAGTTTGATCACATTGACATGGCAGAGAAGCAAAAG GTTTTGAATGAGTGTGTGGAAGCTGAAGCTTGGCTAAGAGAGAAAAAGCAGCATCAGGACACCCTTCCAAAGTATGCAACACCAGTTCTTTTGTCTGCTGATGTGAGGAAAAAGGCTGAAGCTCTTGACAG GTTTTGCAGGCCAATCATGATGAAACCAAAGCCTGCAAAGCCAGCTACTCCTGAGGCTCCATCGCCAGCATCCTCTCAAGGAGAGTCCAATTCTCAAGGTGCTGACAACGCTAGCGCAGGCCAAAATGCTAATGCAAGTGACAGTGGAAAAGAAGTACCTCCAGCTGCAGCAGAGCCTATGGATACAGACAAGTCTGAGAGCGGACCAACCTCTGGATAA